In Variovorax paradoxus, a single genomic region encodes these proteins:
- a CDS encoding efflux RND transporter permease subunit, whose product MIERLVTLCFHRRGIAWIVFAFVALYGWTCWKQLPIEAYPDIADVTSQVVTQVPGLAAEEVEQQITVPLERELLSTPGLHVLRSKSTFGLSLIVVVFKDGVEGYWSRQRLQERISGVTLPHGATPGLDAYTSPIGEIYRYTLESKTRDLRELSELQSWTVIPRLKKVSGVIDVANFGGLTTQFMLSLDPARLVQYGVTLQQIKDAINANNGSAGGSLMNRGEQAYVVRGTGLIGSLQDMGNVVVTAKSGTPVLVKDLGTLSYGNVERRGILGKDDNPDTVSGITLLLKDAQASQVIEGVHAAVKDLNDNLLPKDVKVVPYLDRAALIGATTHTVGKTLAEGIVLVTLVLLLSLGSPRAAAIVALTIPLSMLIAFVFMRHLNVPANLLSLGAIDFGILVDGAVVLVEGILRRREEAQDKPLTPADAIAATVQVARPIFFGMLVIIAAYLPLFAFQRIEYKLFSPMAFAVGSALVGALLVALTLIPGLAYLAFRKPGRVFHNRPLEWLTLRYEAFLSRVLGRGRWVVATCGLALLGVIGLGGTIGRDFLPYLDEGSLWLQVTMPPGITLEKATALANELRSATREFPEVSYIVTQTGRNDDGTDPWTVSHIEASVGLHPYDTWKSGMSKQELIGKLAERYKQLPGFSVGFMQPMIDGVQDKLSGAHSDLVVKIYGDSLDEMRRIAGDVIGVLEKVPGAADVVIDQEPPLPNLKIDVDRAAAARYGINVADVSDLISTGMGGAAIGQVYVGEKSYDMTVRFPEATRNDPDAIAGLMLTAPNGAKVPLGQVASVRTVSGETTITRESSRRHLTVKLNARGRDLSSFLAQAQSAIERGVKYDHLRYQIAWGGQFENLERAQARLMVILPLTLAIMFLLLFAEFGNLRQPAMVLLVVPLAMLGGLAALHLRGMTLNVSSAVGFIALFGVAVLNGVLMISQINRLRREDGRPLREAVIEGARSRIRPVLVTATVAAFGLTPAMLAMGLGSDVQRPLATVVVGGLVTATLLTLVLLPALYHLVETRAEAAARRRAEAETAAPDADLQEQHA is encoded by the coding sequence ATGATTGAGCGCCTCGTCACCCTGTGCTTCCACCGGCGCGGCATCGCGTGGATCGTGTTCGCGTTCGTCGCGCTCTACGGCTGGACCTGCTGGAAGCAATTGCCCATCGAGGCCTACCCCGACATCGCCGACGTCACCTCGCAGGTCGTCACGCAGGTGCCCGGGCTCGCGGCCGAGGAAGTCGAGCAGCAGATCACGGTGCCGCTGGAGCGCGAGCTGCTCAGCACGCCGGGGCTGCACGTGCTGCGCTCCAAGAGCACCTTCGGCCTGTCGCTGATCGTGGTGGTGTTCAAGGACGGCGTGGAAGGCTACTGGTCGCGCCAGCGGCTGCAGGAGCGCATCAGCGGCGTCACGCTGCCGCATGGCGCCACGCCCGGGCTGGACGCCTACACCTCGCCCATCGGCGAGATCTACCGCTACACGCTGGAGTCGAAGACGCGCGACCTGCGCGAGCTGTCGGAGCTGCAGTCCTGGACCGTCATTCCGCGCCTGAAGAAGGTCAGCGGCGTGATCGACGTGGCCAACTTCGGCGGCCTCACGACGCAGTTCATGCTGTCGCTCGACCCCGCCCGGCTGGTGCAGTACGGCGTGACGCTGCAGCAGATCAAGGACGCCATCAACGCCAACAACGGCAGCGCCGGCGGCAGCCTCATGAACCGCGGCGAGCAGGCCTACGTGGTGCGCGGCACGGGCCTCATCGGCTCGCTGCAGGACATGGGCAACGTGGTGGTCACGGCCAAGTCGGGAACGCCGGTGCTGGTGAAGGACCTCGGCACGCTGAGCTACGGCAACGTGGAGCGGCGCGGAATCCTGGGCAAGGACGACAACCCCGACACCGTCTCGGGCATCACGCTGCTGCTGAAGGACGCGCAGGCCTCGCAGGTGATCGAGGGCGTGCACGCGGCCGTGAAAGACCTGAACGACAACCTGCTGCCCAAGGACGTGAAGGTGGTGCCGTACCTGGACCGCGCGGCGCTGATCGGCGCCACCACGCACACGGTCGGCAAGACGCTGGCCGAGGGCATCGTGCTGGTCACGCTGGTGCTGCTGCTGTCGCTGGGCAGCCCGCGCGCGGCGGCCATCGTGGCGCTAACCATTCCGCTGTCGATGCTGATCGCCTTCGTCTTCATGCGGCACCTGAACGTGCCGGCCAACCTGCTGTCGCTGGGCGCCATCGACTTCGGCATCCTGGTGGACGGCGCGGTGGTGCTGGTCGAAGGCATCCTGCGGCGGCGCGAAGAGGCGCAGGACAAGCCGCTGACCCCCGCCGACGCCATTGCCGCCACGGTGCAGGTCGCGCGGCCGATCTTCTTCGGCATGCTGGTCATCATCGCGGCCTACCTGCCCCTCTTCGCGTTCCAGCGCATCGAATACAAGCTGTTCTCGCCGATGGCCTTTGCCGTGGGCTCGGCGCTGGTCGGCGCGCTGCTGGTGGCGCTGACGCTCATTCCGGGGCTGGCCTACCTTGCCTTCCGCAAGCCGGGCCGGGTGTTCCACAACCGGCCGCTCGAATGGCTCACGCTGCGCTACGAAGCCTTTCTTTCCCGCGTGCTGGGGCGCGGGCGCTGGGTGGTGGCGACATGCGGCCTGGCGCTGCTGGGGGTGATCGGGCTGGGCGGCACCATCGGGCGCGATTTCCTGCCGTATCTCGACGAGGGCTCGCTGTGGCTGCAGGTGACCATGCCGCCGGGCATCACGCTCGAGAAGGCCACGGCCCTGGCCAACGAACTGCGCAGCGCCACGCGCGAGTTCCCCGAGGTCTCGTACATCGTCACGCAGACCGGCCGCAACGACGACGGCACCGACCCCTGGACCGTCTCGCACATCGAGGCCAGCGTGGGGCTGCATCCCTATGACACCTGGAAGTCGGGCATGAGCAAGCAGGAGCTGATCGGCAAGCTGGCGGAGCGCTACAAGCAGCTGCCCGGTTTTTCCGTCGGCTTCATGCAGCCCATGATCGATGGCGTGCAGGACAAGCTCTCGGGCGCGCACAGCGACCTGGTGGTGAAGATCTACGGCGACAGCCTCGACGAGATGCGCCGCATCGCTGGCGACGTGATCGGCGTGCTCGAGAAGGTGCCGGGCGCGGCCGACGTGGTCATCGACCAGGAACCGCCGCTGCCCAACCTGAAGATCGACGTCGACCGCGCGGCCGCCGCGCGCTACGGCATCAACGTGGCCGACGTGAGCGACCTGATCTCCACCGGCATGGGCGGCGCGGCCATCGGGCAGGTCTACGTGGGCGAGAAGAGCTACGACATGACGGTGCGCTTTCCCGAGGCCACGCGCAACGACCCCGACGCCATCGCCGGCCTGATGCTCACCGCGCCCAACGGCGCCAAGGTGCCGCTGGGGCAGGTCGCGAGCGTCCGCACCGTGTCGGGCGAGACCACCATCACGCGCGAGTCGTCGCGCCGGCACCTCACGGTGAAGCTCAATGCGCGGGGCCGCGACCTGTCGAGCTTCTTGGCGCAGGCGCAGTCGGCCATCGAGCGCGGCGTGAAGTACGACCACCTGCGCTATCAGATCGCGTGGGGCGGCCAGTTCGAGAACCTCGAGCGTGCGCAGGCCCGGCTGATGGTGATCCTGCCGCTCACGCTGGCCATCATGTTCCTGCTGCTGTTCGCCGAGTTCGGCAACCTGCGCCAGCCGGCGATGGTGCTGCTGGTGGTGCCGCTGGCCATGCTCGGCGGCCTGGCCGCGCTGCACCTGCGCGGCATGACGCTGAACGTGTCGAGCGCGGTCGGCTTCATCGCGCTGTTCGGCGTGGCGGTGCTCAACGGCGTGCTCATGATCTCGCAGATCAACCGGCTGCGCCGCGAAGACGGCCGGCCGCTGCGCGAGGCGGTGATCGAGGGCGCACGCAGCCGCATCCGCCCGGTGCTGGTCACCGCCACCGTGGCCGCGTTCGGACTCACGCCCGCCATGCTGGCCATGGGCCTGGGCAGCGACGTGCAGCGGCCGCTGGCCACCGTCGTCGTGGGCGGCCTCGTGACCGCCACCCTGTTGACGCTGGTGCTGCTGCCGGCGCTCTACCACCTTGTCGAAACCCGGGCCGAAGCCGCCGCCAGAAGGCGCGCCGAGGCCGAGACGGCCGCGCCGGACGCGGACCTGCAGGAGCAACACGCATGA
- a CDS encoding TolC family protein: MKKKNIRRNPACAVLLSLCAGWAFAQGEATTDFASYLDAVEKHSLDLASQRESVTSAQAGVSIAGVRPDPNLSLGIGPKEFSGAIDPKPPVAKSIGLDWVIEMGGKRDKRIKAAKSNVALTEANVEGFKHQLYNDSATAFAEACRTREALVRQESSLKSLSDVVRANEVRRKAGDAGGLELLQSRTERDQFQAGVVKARADAKAALVNLSVPLGRRFGELFGQARLDCGFKPFALEEDVDALIAQALRERDDVLIARATLDNARANAELAQANRFVDPTVNLSYGRTPRGRSSFDGDGNETPGSPPSRTLTVGLSIPLPFSRLQKGEIIQAESAVTQAMLGLRAAELKTDAEVRSNYAQFLAARENLRRYRESVLADSDKVLSGMRLSYRNGQASLLEFLAAQRSADDAYQAFLQAQADLATATVQLQLSVGLRPAL, encoded by the coding sequence ATGAAGAAAAAGAACATCCGCCGCAACCCCGCCTGCGCGGTGCTGCTGTCGCTGTGCGCCGGCTGGGCCTTCGCCCAGGGCGAGGCCACGACCGATTTCGCGAGCTACCTCGACGCGGTCGAGAAGCACAGCCTCGACCTGGCTTCGCAGCGCGAGTCGGTCACCTCGGCCCAGGCCGGCGTGTCGATCGCGGGCGTGCGCCCCGACCCCAACCTGTCGCTCGGCATCGGGCCGAAGGAGTTCAGCGGCGCCATCGATCCGAAGCCGCCGGTGGCGAAGTCGATCGGGCTGGACTGGGTGATCGAGATGGGCGGCAAGCGCGACAAGCGCATCAAGGCCGCGAAGAGCAACGTGGCGCTGACCGAGGCGAACGTCGAAGGCTTCAAGCACCAGCTCTACAACGACTCGGCCACCGCCTTCGCCGAAGCCTGCCGCACGCGCGAGGCGCTGGTGCGGCAGGAGTCGTCACTCAAGTCGCTGTCGGACGTGGTGCGCGCCAACGAAGTGCGGCGCAAGGCGGGCGATGCCGGCGGCCTGGAGCTGCTGCAGTCGCGCACCGAGCGCGACCAGTTCCAGGCCGGCGTGGTCAAGGCCCGCGCCGACGCGAAGGCTGCGTTGGTCAACCTGTCGGTGCCGCTGGGCCGCCGCTTCGGCGAGCTGTTCGGCCAGGCCAGGCTGGACTGCGGCTTCAAGCCCTTCGCGCTCGAGGAAGACGTCGACGCGCTGATCGCGCAGGCCCTGCGCGAGCGCGACGACGTGCTCATCGCCCGCGCCACGCTCGACAACGCGCGCGCCAATGCCGAACTGGCGCAGGCCAACCGCTTCGTCGACCCGACGGTGAACCTGAGCTACGGCCGCACGCCTCGCGGGCGCAGCAGCTTCGACGGCGACGGCAACGAGACGCCGGGTTCGCCGCCTTCGCGCACGCTGACCGTGGGCCTGTCGATCCCGCTGCCGTTCTCGCGGCTGCAGAAGGGCGAAATCATCCAGGCCGAGTCGGCCGTCACGCAGGCGATGCTGGGCCTGCGCGCAGCGGAGCTGAAGACCGACGCCGAGGTGCGCTCCAACTATGCGCAGTTCCTCGCAGCGCGCGAGAACCTGCGGCGCTACCGCGAATCGGTGCTCGCCGATTCCGACAAGGTGCTGTCGGGCATGCGCCTGTCGTACCGCAACGGGCAGGCCTCGCTGCTGGAGTTCCTGGCCGCGCAGCGCTCGGCCGACGACGCCTACCAGGCCTTCCTGCAGGCACAGGCCGACCTGGCCACCGCTACCGTGCAACTTCAACTGAGCGTCGGGCTGCGCCCCGCGCTGTGA
- a CDS encoding PLP-dependent aminotransferase family protein, with amino-acid sequence MQGSRGNATALLKPAQAGAGWMQGLMGEMDDAAPGLGLAQRLVVGVELRVSDGRLAPGTKMPSVRALAGKLGISTFTVTESYSALRARSVLASRPGSGYYVLHRPARAADEPEAVPRIADPSPGNDRPPPPEYRGDDLVREAMRRVARTAPEWDGGARPGFGLTRLRELIAARHRTELPALVPQQVMTAAGSLGAAMCLLQAWTEPGDAVLVESPASRQLRNLILTLGRRILEVPRRGGCLDIAALDGLAPQLPCEARRRLLFVSTAVSNPLGICMNPQGAHQALQAAERHDLRVVELDSWRSLSPLQAPSLAAMDGLQRVAQIGSVSTTLSARLRLAHVLLPLRWCDDAALRCLHTTLGPSEFEERVACEVLSDAGYPRFLQKLNTALKIAGERTLSLLTGAGLQALHVPDGGPFLCAGWSPGSEPRPSADAVLQEARKQGLPLAAASDFGSAPQPFAWYRFNVTQCGDERLVRFLARMKNP; translated from the coding sequence ATGCAAGGTTCACGCGGCAACGCCACGGCGTTGCTCAAGCCGGCACAGGCCGGCGCCGGATGGATGCAAGGCCTGATGGGCGAGATGGACGATGCCGCCCCCGGCCTCGGGCTGGCGCAACGCCTGGTGGTGGGGGTCGAACTGCGGGTGAGCGACGGGCGTCTCGCACCCGGCACCAAGATGCCTTCGGTGCGCGCGCTGGCGGGCAAGCTGGGCATCAGCACCTTCACCGTCACCGAGTCGTACAGCGCGCTGCGTGCGCGCTCCGTGCTGGCCTCGCGGCCGGGCAGCGGCTACTACGTGCTGCACCGGCCCGCGCGCGCGGCCGACGAGCCCGAGGCGGTGCCGCGCATCGCCGACCCTTCCCCCGGCAATGACCGGCCGCCTCCGCCCGAGTACCGCGGCGACGACCTGGTGCGCGAAGCGATGCGCCGCGTCGCGCGCACAGCGCCCGAGTGGGACGGCGGCGCGCGCCCCGGCTTTGGCCTGACGCGGCTGCGCGAACTGATCGCGGCGCGCCATCGCACCGAGCTGCCCGCGCTGGTGCCGCAGCAGGTCATGACCGCCGCGGGCAGCCTTGGCGCCGCCATGTGCCTGCTGCAGGCATGGACAGAGCCGGGCGACGCGGTGCTGGTCGAGTCGCCCGCGTCGCGCCAGTTGCGCAACCTGATCCTCACGCTGGGCCGGCGCATCCTCGAAGTGCCTCGGCGCGGCGGCTGCCTCGATATCGCGGCGCTCGACGGCCTCGCGCCGCAACTGCCCTGCGAAGCGCGCAGGCGTCTGCTGTTCGTGTCGACGGCGGTGTCGAACCCGCTCGGCATCTGCATGAATCCGCAGGGTGCGCACCAGGCGCTGCAGGCGGCCGAGCGGCACGACCTGCGCGTGGTCGAACTCGACAGCTGGCGAAGCCTTTCGCCGCTGCAGGCGCCGAGCCTCGCGGCGATGGACGGGCTGCAGCGCGTGGCGCAGATCGGCAGCGTGTCGACCACGCTGTCGGCCAGGCTGCGGCTGGCCCATGTGCTGCTGCCGCTACGCTGGTGCGACGACGCCGCGCTGCGCTGCCTGCACACCACGCTGGGGCCGAGCGAGTTCGAGGAGCGCGTGGCCTGCGAGGTGCTGTCCGATGCGGGCTATCCGCGCTTCCTGCAGAAGCTCAACACCGCGCTGAAGATCGCGGGCGAGCGCACGCTGTCGCTGCTGACGGGCGCCGGGCTGCAGGCGCTGCACGTGCCCGACGGCGGCCCGTTCCTCTGCGCCGGCTGGTCGCCCGGCAGCGAGCCGAGGCCCTCCGCCGACGCGGTGCTGCAGGAGGCGCGAAAGCAGGGCCTGCCGCTCGCGGCGGCGAGCGACTTCGGCAGCGCGCCACAGCCCTTCGCGTGGTACCGCTTCAACGTCACGCAGTGCGGCGACGAGCGGCTGGTTCGCTTTCTTGCGCGGATGAAGAACCCATGA
- a CDS encoding TetR family transcriptional regulator C-terminal domain-containing protein has protein sequence MSAVRPPAVKRQARRQNIESAILAVAQERFALQGYGGVSIDDIAAEAGISKQSLLYYFPSKKALYRRVFNDVLDSWLSNLDSLAAADLEPHAALERYVTQKLQFSYDHPSGSRLFAQEIISQAPQCGDDIEAKLVPAFRAEAAVLHRWMSTGHAAPLPVAHLLFTLWAMTQTYADFAWQMRMLLGKKALEPADFDLARETIMRMLEGALGLTRPATSAVVTSRPEPLPEK, from the coding sequence ATGAGCGCCGTTCGCCCCCCCGCGGTGAAGCGCCAGGCCCGCCGTCAGAACATCGAGAGCGCGATCCTCGCGGTCGCGCAGGAGCGCTTCGCGCTGCAGGGCTACGGCGGTGTCTCCATCGACGACATCGCGGCCGAGGCCGGCATCTCCAAGCAGAGCCTGCTGTACTACTTTCCTTCGAAGAAGGCGCTGTACCGGCGCGTCTTCAACGACGTGCTCGACTCCTGGCTGTCCAACCTCGACAGCCTGGCCGCGGCCGACCTGGAGCCGCATGCCGCGCTGGAGCGCTACGTCACGCAGAAGCTGCAGTTCTCGTACGACCATCCCTCGGGCTCGCGCCTGTTCGCGCAGGAAATCATCTCGCAAGCGCCGCAGTGCGGCGACGACATCGAGGCCAAGCTGGTGCCCGCATTCCGCGCCGAGGCCGCCGTGCTGCATCGCTGGATGAGCACCGGCCACGCCGCGCCGCTGCCCGTGGCGCACCTGCTGTTCACGCTGTGGGCCATGACGCAGACCTATGCCGACTTCGCGTGGCAGATGCGCATGCTGCTCGGCAAGAAGGCGCTGGAACCGGCCGACTTCGACCTGGCGCGCGAGACCATCATGCGCATGCTCGAAGGCGCGCTGGGTCTGACGCGACCGGCCACGTCGGCGGTGGTGACGAGCCGGCCGGAGCCGCTGCCTGAAAAATAG
- the preA gene encoding NAD-dependent dihydropyrimidine dehydrogenase subunit PreA, whose product MADLSIDFVGIRSPNPFWLASAPPTDKEINVVRAFEAGWGGVVWKTVGEDPNVVNVHGPRYAVSYAADRRVTGFNNIELISDRPLRTNLEEMTRVKRNWPDRALVASVMVPCTEESWKNILPMIEDTGCDGLELNFGCPHGMSERGMGAAVGQVPEYIQMVAEWCKHYSKLPLIVKLTPNVADIRPAARAAKKGGADAVSLINTINSIMGVDLDAMAMFPNTGGMGSHGGYCGPGAKPIALHMVAEIARDPQTAGLPISGIGGVSTWRDAAEFIALGSGSVQVCTAAMVYGFKIVQDLCDGLSNFMDEKGYQNLEQLRGRAIGSITDWKELNLNHVDKAVIHQDACIQCGRCHVVCEDTSHQAITATKDGMRYFEVKEEECVGCNLCVSICPVPGALSMRTLKPGEVDARTGHPVVAQYANWTTHPNNPMRADQHA is encoded by the coding sequence ATGGCAGACCTGAGCATCGACTTCGTGGGCATCCGCAGCCCCAACCCTTTCTGGCTGGCTTCCGCGCCGCCGACCGACAAGGAGATCAACGTGGTGCGCGCCTTCGAGGCCGGCTGGGGCGGCGTGGTCTGGAAGACCGTGGGCGAAGACCCGAACGTGGTCAACGTGCACGGGCCGCGCTATGCCGTGTCCTATGCGGCCGACAGGCGCGTGACCGGCTTCAACAACATCGAGCTGATCTCCGACCGGCCGCTGCGCACCAACCTGGAGGAGATGACGCGCGTCAAGCGCAACTGGCCCGACCGCGCGCTGGTGGCCTCGGTGATGGTGCCCTGCACCGAAGAGTCGTGGAAGAACATCCTGCCGATGATCGAAGACACCGGCTGCGACGGGCTGGAGCTGAACTTCGGCTGCCCGCACGGCATGAGCGAGCGCGGCATGGGCGCGGCCGTTGGCCAGGTGCCGGAATACATCCAGATGGTGGCCGAGTGGTGCAAGCACTACTCGAAGCTGCCGCTCATCGTGAAGCTCACGCCCAACGTGGCCGACATCCGCCCCGCCGCGCGCGCCGCGAAGAAAGGCGGCGCCGACGCGGTGAGCCTGATCAACACCATCAACTCGATCATGGGCGTGGACCTGGACGCCATGGCCATGTTCCCCAACACCGGCGGCATGGGCTCGCACGGCGGCTACTGCGGCCCCGGCGCCAAGCCGATCGCGCTGCATATGGTGGCCGAGATCGCGCGCGATCCGCAGACCGCGGGGCTGCCCATCTCGGGCATCGGCGGCGTCTCGACCTGGCGCGACGCGGCGGAGTTCATCGCGCTGGGCAGCGGCTCGGTGCAGGTGTGCACCGCCGCCATGGTGTACGGCTTCAAGATCGTGCAGGACCTGTGCGACGGCCTTTCCAACTTCATGGACGAGAAGGGCTACCAGAACCTCGAGCAGCTGCGCGGCCGCGCCATCGGCAGCATCACCGACTGGAAGGAGCTCAACCTCAACCACGTCGACAAGGCCGTGATCCACCAGGACGCCTGCATCCAGTGCGGCCGCTGCCACGTGGTGTGCGAGGACACCTCGCACCAGGCCATCACCGCCACCAAGGACGGCATGCGCTACTTCGAGGTGAAGGAAGAAGAGTGCGTCGGCTGCAACCTGTGCGTGTCGATCTGCCCGGTGCCCGGCGCGCTGTCGATGCGCACCCTGAAGCCCGGCGAGGTGGACGCGCGCACCGGCCATCCGGTGGTGGCGCAGTACGCCAACTGGACCACGCACCCGAACAACCCGATGCGCGCCGACCAGCACGCCTGA
- a CDS encoding efflux RND transporter periplasmic adaptor subunit has product MNRTLIAALAAGFTLAGCDAGRMLASEAVAASPAPTARAVVHDGVLIAVPENSPLRASLQVAAVESQQVQRPISAPGSIEAAPEKLVKVTSPVTGRIVKLQRALGDSVKAGDPLFTLDSADLSSAFGDATKAEATLRQAQRDFARQKLLFEADITARKDYEAAELAFGAATSDAQVTKNRLAQLGAGTGGGSHRDYVLRSPISGRVIEMTGAQGGYWNDINAPVMTVADLSTVFLTASVSEKDIAALRVGQKARIDLSAYPDQAFDGTVKYIGEVLDADTRTVKVRVAVDNRQGRFRPGMFAKVVFSGEAHPALTVPASALVQSGLYTKVFVEKGPFAFEARKVAVGPVIGDRIEILSGLQAGERIAVKEGVLLND; this is encoded by the coding sequence ATGAACAGAACACTCATTGCCGCGCTCGCCGCGGGCTTCACGCTCGCCGGCTGCGACGCGGGCCGCATGCTGGCGTCCGAAGCCGTCGCCGCATCGCCGGCACCCACCGCTCGCGCCGTGGTGCACGACGGCGTCCTGATCGCCGTGCCTGAAAACTCCCCGCTGCGCGCATCGCTGCAGGTGGCGGCGGTCGAATCGCAGCAGGTGCAGCGGCCGATCTCCGCGCCCGGCAGTATCGAGGCCGCGCCTGAAAAGTTGGTGAAGGTCACCTCGCCGGTGACCGGCCGCATCGTCAAGCTGCAGCGCGCACTGGGCGATTCGGTGAAGGCCGGCGACCCGCTCTTCACGCTCGACTCGGCCGACCTGAGCAGCGCCTTCGGCGACGCCACCAAGGCCGAGGCCACCCTGCGGCAGGCGCAGCGCGACTTCGCGCGGCAGAAGCTGCTTTTCGAGGCCGACATCACCGCGCGCAAGGACTACGAGGCCGCCGAACTGGCCTTCGGCGCCGCCACCAGCGACGCACAGGTGACGAAGAACCGCCTCGCGCAACTCGGTGCCGGCACGGGCGGCGGATCGCACCGCGACTACGTGCTGCGCTCGCCCATCAGCGGCCGCGTGATCGAGATGACCGGTGCGCAGGGCGGCTACTGGAACGACATCAATGCGCCGGTCATGACCGTGGCCGACCTGTCGACCGTGTTCCTCACCGCCAGCGTGTCGGAGAAAGACATCGCCGCGCTGCGCGTCGGCCAGAAGGCGCGCATCGACCTCAGCGCCTACCCGGACCAGGCCTTCGACGGCACGGTGAAATACATCGGCGAGGTGCTCGATGCCGACACCCGCACCGTCAAGGTCCGCGTGGCCGTCGACAACCGCCAGGGGCGCTTCCGCCCCGGCATGTTCGCCAAGGTGGTGTTCTCGGGCGAGGCGCATCCGGCGCTCACCGTGCCGGCCTCGGCGCTGGTGCAGAGCGGGCTCTACACCAAGGTGTTCGTCGAGAAGGGACCGTTCGCCTTCGAGGCGCGCAAGGTCGCGGTGGGGCCGGTCATCGGAGACCGCATCGAGATTCTTTCGGGGCTGCAGGCCGGCGAGCGCATCGCCGTGAAGGAAGGGGTGCTCCTCAATGATTGA
- a CDS encoding NAD(P)-dependent oxidoreductase: MNPVAPTAHLASDVRAGRLDPAQYAKNFCDAHPPLNVVQANIEAERCYYCYDAPCQTACPTGIDIPTFIRRIADGNLRGAARTILEENPLGGMCARVCPTEVLCEQACVRNTNESKPVEIGLLQRHATDAFFEKPGTPLFVRAADTGRRVAVVGAGPAGLACAHRLAVLGHQVVLFDARPKLGGLNEYGLASYKTVNGFAQREIEWLLSVGGIEVRCNHALGRELHLDALAAEYDAVFLGLGLAGVNALGLGEQTGVRDAVDFIAELRQAASPADVAIGRHVVVIGGGMTAVDAAVQSRKLGAEDVSIVYRRGQESMGASADEQSWAKENGVRIIHWAAPKALRAKGGVLRGIDFARTALAGGKLVETGESLALQADMVLCAIGQSFIATVLEDSGVQLQGGRISTDTEGRSSRSKVWAGGDARFGGRDLTVEAVEDGKQAALSIDRHLRAA; the protein is encoded by the coding sequence ATGAATCCCGTCGCTCCCACCGCACATCTCGCGTCAGATGTGCGGGCGGGCCGCCTCGACCCCGCGCAGTACGCCAAGAACTTCTGCGACGCCCATCCGCCATTGAACGTGGTGCAGGCCAACATCGAGGCCGAGCGCTGCTACTACTGCTACGACGCGCCGTGCCAGACGGCCTGCCCCACGGGCATCGACATTCCCACCTTCATCCGCCGCATCGCCGACGGCAACCTGCGCGGCGCCGCGCGCACCATCCTCGAAGAGAACCCACTGGGCGGCATGTGCGCCCGCGTCTGCCCCACCGAGGTGCTGTGCGAGCAGGCCTGCGTGCGCAACACCAACGAGAGCAAGCCGGTGGAAATCGGCCTGCTGCAGCGGCACGCGACCGATGCCTTCTTCGAGAAGCCCGGCACGCCGCTGTTCGTGCGCGCGGCCGACACCGGCCGGCGCGTGGCGGTGGTCGGCGCGGGCCCGGCCGGCCTGGCCTGCGCGCACCGGCTCGCGGTGCTGGGCCACCAGGTGGTGCTGTTCGATGCGCGGCCCAAGCTCGGCGGCCTCAACGAATACGGCCTGGCGAGCTACAAGACGGTGAACGGCTTCGCGCAGCGCGAGATCGAATGGCTGCTGTCGGTCGGCGGCATCGAGGTGCGCTGCAACCACGCGCTGGGCCGCGAGCTGCACCTGGATGCGCTGGCCGCCGAATACGACGCGGTGTTCCTCGGCCTCGGCCTGGCCGGCGTGAACGCGCTGGGCCTGGGCGAGCAGACCGGCGTGCGCGACGCGGTCGACTTCATCGCCGAGCTTCGGCAGGCCGCCTCGCCGGCCGACGTGGCCATCGGCCGGCATGTGGTGGTGATCGGCGGCGGCATGACTGCGGTCGATGCCGCGGTGCAGTCGCGCAAGCTGGGCGCGGAAGACGTGAGCATCGTCTACCGCCGCGGCCAGGAGAGCATGGGCGCCTCGGCCGACGAGCAGAGCTGGGCCAAGGAAAACGGCGTGCGCATCATCCACTGGGCCGCGCCCAAGGCCCTGCGCGCCAAGGGCGGCGTGCTGCGCGGCATCGACTTCGCGCGCACCGCGCTGGCCGGCGGCAAGCTGGTCGAGACCGGCGAAAGCCTCGCGCTGCAGGCCGACATGGTGCTGTGCGCCATCGGCCAGAGCTTCATTGCCACGGTGCTCGAGGACAGCGGCGTGCAGCTGCAGGGCGGGCGCATCAGCACCGACACCGAAGGCCGCAGTTCGCGGTCCAAGGTATGGGCCGGCGGCGACGCGCGCTTCGGCGGACGCGACCTCACGGTCGAGGCAGTGGAAGACGGCAAGCAGGCCGCGCTGTCCATCGACCGGCATCTGCGCGCGGCCTGA